The Lolium rigidum isolate FL_2022 chromosome 2, APGP_CSIRO_Lrig_0.1, whole genome shotgun sequence genomic interval ACGGCAACAGGATAAACTCCTGCTTCGGTAAAATTCACGATGCCGCCCACCCACAGAAAATAGAAATAGTACAGAAAGCAAAACTTAACATAACCGACCAGGCGATCGAAATTTCAGAGCGATTACAACATCATCAGGGTTGTTCATTGTGGTGCCAGGGACCCAGCCACAGAAGCGCATCGCAGTGTCCCACCAGAGATTCCAACTATACAACACCAGCCCCTTCGGTTTTCCCTATCAGAGTGCTGGAAACATCTGATGAGAACAGCACATATTAAGGGTTATGAACGGTAATTACTTATCTTGTACTAGACCAAACAAACAACAATAGGAGCGAGAGCATATTCCTACTTCATAGACTACATGAGGCAACTCCCGAGACATTGTGGGAGTAACCAGGTTTGATCTACTCGAGACTAATCGCAGTCTCCTTTCAAGCATACACAACTAACCTGCCAACAGAGTAACTCAGTATTGCATGGCTTTGAGGAACCTGTAGGCTTGACTGAGACTTTCAGATCTCAAACTAATGAGCTTGCCAGAGAAAGCTCATGTATTTCAGTCAGCGTCCACTCTTCTCCAGTTTGTCCTCCAAGGACTATTGCCTTTGTTCCTTCCATAACGCAGGTACTGTGGCCCCAGGCGAACCTCGGGGGGCGCCCTGGAACATTCAGTATTCTCCAGGTAGGTTTCTCTTCGGTTGGATCCAGGAGGTAAAGCTGTGAAGCAGAGTGAAGACCTGCTACTGAACCACCAAATATCATGATTCTCCCACCAGGAAGGCTCACGGCAACGTGATCAAGGCGAGGAGGTGGGCCAACTCCAGCTGGGTTACAAGCTCCTGGCATTCCACTACCAGTGATGCACCGCCAGGATGGTGCATCTTCACTTAAGTCCATGGTGAATACATCACCAGACCTGAGCCGTAAAGGGCCACTTTTAGCAAGACCACCAAACATCAGGATTTTCCTGCCATCGTAAACAGAGAGCGAGTGCCCCAATCTAGAAGGTGGAGTCCAAGGTGCAGGTATCTCCCTCCAAACAGGTCTTTCCATTGTTACATCTAAGAGATGAGTATCACTGAGAAGCACACCAGAGTCAGCACAGCCACCAGAAACCACCAACTTTGATCCATCCAGTGTGCAAGAGCTATGCCATGACCGCGGAACTGGTGGTGCACGGCCAAAAATCTCACGCCATGTTGGATGTTTTGCATCCAAATCCAAAATGAAGACATCATTGAGCAGGCCCTGGCCTCCGCATCCACCAAACAGAACCAACAGTGATCCACTTAGACATGACAGGGTATGGCCCCAGCGGCCAGGAGGAGCTGAGCCCACAGTGATGTGCCTCCATTCTGGCTTGCTGGCACTCAAATCCAGCACAAATGTATCATTCATCGGCTGCGCGTTAACACCTTCCCCACCGAAAAGTACAACACGGTTCCCTACAGCACAAGCGCTGAAATTACAGCGAGATGGCTCCACTGTACCCCCAATTGTCAATTTCCTCCAGGCGACAGCTTCCAATGTGGTCAGCTCTCTTGCTAGCCGTCCCCATGCCAAACTTTTTGTGCCAGCCACATTCTCAAGAGCCCGAGTAGCCTCGCTGCCCCATGCTTTTTGACAAACCATTTTCCAAAGGTGATCATTCCTTGTCATGTGATACAAACGTTTACATACAGAGTTTACGGATGCTATATCCCTAGGTGACAATCTTGATAGGATCTTCTGGCACAGTACCTCATCACTCAGTTGGAAGAGATTAGAATGCTCAGAGCAAAAGTTACCCTTCCGTGTTGGACTTGATCGGATAGTATTATCTGGTGCAATCCATATCGATTTCACAACTTCCTTTGCCACAGAGCCAGGCAACGGCCCCAAATCAACGTTACAGTCGTTGAAGAACTGAATGCCCATATAAtgggttattgtttcatcatctcCATATATGGGTTTTAGTTGCAGAGTCGTCATGAATGGGGAACCATCTTTCTTGAAATTCAGCAGATCACCCTGGAACTCAGTTCCTTCCTCTAAGCATCTCTGAATCTGAGTAACTACTACAGCATCAACAAGAGGATGTCTTCTTTGAGCAAATGGTCCTCTGCATTGCAAGAACCGGCTGCGAAAGAAGTACCAAAATAATTGTCAATAAGATGGTAAGTTAAGGAACGTACAAGTAAAATGACGAACATAACCTTTTCAACTAAGTTGCATGATAGCCATAAATCAAAATGGAGTCTTTGAAAACTTGTACCAGATAAGCAAATAAGAGATGTATCTTTGACTCGATAGCAAGTTGATTAGCATGACTGTatgtatttatttttgtttcttccCATGCTCATAATCATATGTAAATTGTAAAGTGATAACATCAGCAAAGCAAGTTACGGTCAGGAGTTCGTCACACCTCACTGTTCAAGAACCCTAACATTGGTGTGCCTTAACAACTTTATCCCTGGTAATTCTAAAGAACACCATTAATTAAGCCACTTCTACCAAAAGCTCCAACTATTAGCTTGCATACAACAACATGGTGTGGCATACTAGTGACAGCACATCCACCATATGTGTCTCCAGGCAACTTCTAAACACCTATGTTATTCGAACAGTTTAGAGCACCGAGGGCTCAAATAGGTTGTGTTTCCCTTCCTCTAAAACATTTCATTTTCATCCAAACCCCCTGCTCGCACACACGCACACATTACTTCAAATAAAAACTCATAAATCAGGAAGAGAGCCCTTTGACAAGTATTAGTTGCCGTTTCAGTTTTCCATTGACATTTCAATATTTCAATTTATCCTATcaagattttttttaaacaacATTATGATGTTTTGTCAAGTAAACACCATTTCCTGAACAtaaccacaactctcaaacatcaTTAATCACAAACTGGTCCTTTTCCTTTCTGCAGCTTTGTAGACTAATAGTTAGACCTGATACTAAATCAGTGATCCCTCTTACTGCTTCCCCAGATAGCATAATATTTCAAGCCTAAGACAGTTGAGTAGCTGAATAAGTTTTCATCATAAATCAAACTTCTAGCAAAATAAGTGATACTGTACAACAAATGTTTTTTAAAGAACGGTCTGAGGAAACTCATCTGGAAAGTGAATGGATGCACCAACCAGGAAAGTAGTACTACAGGAAGTGCCAAAAGAATAAGATGTAGTGTAAATAAAACAGAGTTAATTTACAATTGGTTGTAGGTAAGTGGCTAACAGGCTGCTAACGGGTAGAAGTAGAAGAGTACAGTTCCAAAAATTTGGAATGGGAAGAATTGACTAGACCAGAGCTATAGGTTGTCTGAAACATTTTGGCCAGATGACAAAAGCCACAGACATTCTGCTTATTTCACACTGTTTCGACTCAAAGAGGACTGGCACCCTAACAAAAAGCAGGCAGGTGTTCCATCCTAAATCGATCTTAATAACTAGTTAAAAACGGGGCAGCGCCTCAAGAAAAAGATAAGATATCGTAGTAGAAGTGCAGCCATTAAATAACAAACTGATTTCATTTTTGTTAGAGGCAAGACCCATGAACAAAAAGAGACAGCTAACCAAAGACTGTCGGTGATTCTAGTCAAAGCCCTTAACTGGACTAAAATACTCTGACTCCTCCATACAATATTACTGTTCTCGCAAGAGAGGTAGAAGTATGTATCTCCTCCATCTAAATCAATCAAATATATAAACGACTGAAAAACTAAGTGGTTGCCAAAAAACGTAGCTTGAACAAACAGTAAGCTCATGTTTCGCATGGACCATTTCCCTAATTTAACACCGATGCTGGTATCAGCACCAAACAGAAAATAGATACTGGTATAAGCTAGCTAACTCTGAAAACTAATCAAAGTACTAGTTCCTTCCCTTCGTTCCATTAAATCATTCGCAGTATAAATTTATAAATACTAGTGAGTAGGATGTACTCAgatccccacaaagaacaaacgGACAGCACGCGGGGCACGCTGCGTTGCCTAgctgaaaaaaaaaaaacagccagCTCATGGTTCTCATCAACCGTTTCCTAATTTAGCAGCGATGCTGATATCAGCACCAAACAGAAAACAGATACTAGTACACGCTAGCTAATTCTGCAAACTAATTGAACCACTACTAGCTACTGCCCTTCGTTGCTGAGATGTTTGGCTACATGAGTAAATAAGATAGTGATTCTAGTTGCTGTTTGCTTTACGAGCCCTTTTATGGACTAAAATACTGACTCCTAACTATGATATGTCTTCCTTTACTGTTCTCGCTGGGGAGCTAGAGGTATGTATCCCGTCCATCTAAAGCAGTCAAATATAAAGCACTGAAAACCTAAGTGGTTACAAATAAAAAAGTAGCGTGAACAAACAGTAAGCCCATGTTTCTCATGGGCCATTTTCCTTAACTTAACACGGGTAGCTGCTATCAGcaccaaacagaaaagaaaaaggtaaTAACAGTACACGCTAGCTAATTTTGCAAACTAATTGTCTAATTGAATTGCTAGTTCCTGCACTTTGTTCCACTAAAAACCATGTCCAATCTAAACACCAGTATTGGTACAATGTACCCAGATCCCCACAAAGCATAAACGAACATCGCGCACGGCATGAGTCCTAAGCGGTTACACAAAAACTGTAGTTCGCATCCTTTGTTGCTGATATGATAGGCTAAATAAGTAGATATAACATAGTGATGATTCTAGTTGCTGTTTCGTTTTCATGTCAACGGAGCCCTTTTTGGGACTAAAGTACTCTGACTCCTAACTATGATAGCTAGAGATTTGTGTATCCCCTCCATCAAAAGCAATCAAATATATAGCAATGAAAACCTAAGTGGGTACAAAAAGACTGTAGCGTGAACAAACAGTAAGCCCATGTTTCTCATGGGCCATTTCCCTTATTAACACGGGTCGCTGCTATCAGCACCAAACAGAAAAAATGTAATAACAGTAGACACTAGCTAATTCCGCAGACCAATTGAACTACCAGTTCCTGCTCTTTGCTAATTGCTCCACTAAATCATTTCCAATCTAAACACTAGTATTCGTAGCATGTGGTACCCAGATCCCCACAAAGCATAAACGAGCACCACGCCCGCGCGGCACGAATCGTGATGGGCGACCACGCCCGAattcgccatgtacgggccaagcAGAATACGGAGCCTGGAATCAGAGACTCACCAGTTCCTGCCGAGCACCTCCTCGGCGTGGTAGCCGGTGGCGTCCTCGAACCCCCGGTTGACGTAGATGATGGGGAAGTCGGGCTCGAGCGCGTCCGACACAACAAGCCCGCACGCGCCGCCGAGGACGCCCTCGATCGCCAGCGAGAACCCCGCGCCtccgcccccaccgccgccgccgccccacggcccgaccccctcctcctcctcgtcctcctccccgcTGCCGTCCGAGTCGCTGTCCCACTCCATGGCGCCCGCGCAGAGGAAGCCCTATCCCATGGCGGGGCGAGCCTGGCTAGGGTTAGCTCGCCTCCTCGTCCGCTGACGCTAGCGCGGATTGATGTTAAAGTGGGAGTTCGTTGGGGGATTGGGATTTAAATAGGTGGATTTAatctggaggaggaagacgaaggcaaGGCAAGGCAAGGCAGCGAGGAACCAACGAGTGGAGGAGCAAGTGGAGGAGGACGAGAGGCCGTGCGGGGTTTGGCTTTGGGGGCCAGCGAGCGCGATCTGGGCCGTCGGTTGGTGGGATGGACGGCTTGAATCTGTGGCCGGTCTGGCCGGTGGTGCTCGCTCGTGTCGAGTGAGCAGAGCACGACAGGGTTGTGCGACTGGATGGATGAGTGGCCGGTCCTTTCTTTTCAGGAAGACTTGTGCTTGTTTGGGCTACTGTTTTTTGCTTTTGTTTCTTATAGCATCTCCAAAggtatttgtttttttttattttcattgaaGAAAGTTGAAAGTATTTTGTTACTGCACGTGATTTT includes:
- the LOC124691282 gene encoding putative adagio-like protein 2 → MEWDSDSDGSGEEDEEEEGVGPWGGGGGGGGGAGFSLAIEGVLGGACGLVVSDALEPDFPIIYVNRGFEDATGYHAEEVLGRNCRFLQCRGPFAQRRHPLVDAVVVTQIQRCLEEGTEFQGDLLNFKKDGSPFMTTLQLKPIYGDDETITHYMGIQFFNDCNVDLGPLPGSVAKEVVKSIWIAPDNTIRSSPTRKGNFCSEHSNLFQLSDEVLCQKILSRLSPRDIASVNSVCKRLYHMTRNDHLWKMVCQKAWGSEATRALENVAGTKSLAWGRLARELTTLEAVAWRKLTIGGTVEPSRCNFSACAVGNRVVLFGGEGVNAQPMNDTFVLDLSASKPEWRHITVGSAPPGRWGHTLSCLSGSLLVLFGGCGGQGLLNDVFILDLDAKHPTWREIFGRAPPVPRSWHSSCTLDGSKLVVSGGCADSGVLLSDTHLLDVTMERPVWREIPAPWTPPSRLGHSLSVYDGRKILMFGGLAKSGPLRLRSGDVFTMDLSEDAPSWRCITGSGMPGACNPAGVGPPPRLDHVAVSLPGGRIMIFGGSVAGLHSASQLYLLDPTEEKPTWRILNVPGRPPRFAWGHSTCVMEGTKAIVLGGQTGEEWTLTEIHELSLASSLV